Genomic segment of Siniperca chuatsi isolate FFG_IHB_CAS linkage group LG16, ASM2008510v1, whole genome shotgun sequence:
AGAAATTTGAGTTTGCGATACAAATACAAcaactgtattttttcatttgcttaCTTAGCTAaggataaaaaatgtaaaaggaaaaGTCATTGCAAATTATTTTAGATGTTATATCATGTAAATGGCGATGGTCCCAATGACTGCATTGGTTTGTTTCAACACCTCATGACAAGTGTGTTCAGTACTGCTAAGCACTGTCCTGCTGTTGTGTCCATGAGtcagctcctccagctccagGGGTACTGTTTTGTAGGTGATCCCGACCTCGAAACGTGGCGTCTCCTCCAGTTAACAACAATGAATGGAGGCATAGTCTAACAATTACCGGCTAGGAGGCCGCAAGAATGGTGCAACAGCGACCTCTCCTGTTTGTTACTGCTTACTGCAtgttaattaaaagaaaatgtgtcagGCAATGCATTACGTCTAAAGATTGACGTGGTTTGCGTAGAAGGCCAAGTATCTTTTgtgtctgatttatttattaataacgGACACATATGCACTTAAAATTAACTGCCATGCCATGAATGTATCATAACTTCCCTATCACCTATATCAAATTGCGTCTGTTTGCAAAGCTATTTCGGAtggtttaatttatttataggTGGTATAGATATCACTAATTCTAAATGCAGTAATAAGCATATTCGAAATGAATTGCACAAAAACTACCGATCTcttttacaaatgtaattttactgGTCAGATTAGTATATCTAATTAGGCTATCATAATATACAAGTACAATTTCAAACAGTTTGTTGAAGATGTCATAGTGTATTTTAAAGGAAATGACGCCAAGATACATCTCAGTGTAAATGATTTAATCTTATgagtaaattttttttttttaaaacgcTCCTTCCGGACATTTCTGCTAAATTCTTTAACATTACAAAGGAGTATCTAgctacacaaatacatttcattcTATTTTTCCTTCACTGTTTTTgtcgtttttcttttttcacgtCCATACGAACACTTGTAATGATAAATGTGAAATTGATGTACGTTTAGGTCAATAAAGTTTTGAACAGAAAAACAGGAGGTTGAGGGAGAAGAATTGTAGCTAGCCATCACTGGCAGTTTCTCCACAGAGGCAACTACAGTTAAAGctaattgtatttatatataacaACCAAACATATGTTATCATACGTTTTCCTGCCAACACAACGGTAAGGTGAGAAGCTACTCGCATGCTAAACCAACATTATCTCGCTAAGTTAGCTTGTTGTGAACTTCCGAGCTGGCTAGCTGTTGTTAGCCAACTTTAGCCGgtgtaagctagctagccattGTTACAAAAACAAGCTGATTTAATTGCGACAGAACAGTTGACAACAAACTGGCTTGTAGTAGGGGTGTTTATATAAATTACTGTGCACAGTAGCAAACGCTTCTCTTGTTATCGTCGGTGCCTTTGCTATAGTGCTGCTTGTTGTAAGTAAACTTTAACTGTCACAAACTAGCTACAGTACCGTATATCCCTGGTAGGCAGCTGCCCTAAGTTGTTATCGGTGTATGCGCCTCACTTGTCAAGTGAGCCAGCCTGATAAGCGTTAACTGCtggctaaaaagtaatttaacCAAAGCTAGTTAACTAGTTGACGTTAGGTGATGTACGGTTACGTTACTGATGTACATGCAAGCCGCATTTATAATCCTAGCCAAAGACTTTGAAATGACAGGCTAGCCATTCCTCTTTAATACATTACTTAATAAAGTGgttatagagacagacagacaggtgctgTGTACTTGGCAGTAGTATCATAGATGAGCTTCTCACTTGCAGAACTTTCTCAGTTACTCTACATCTGAAATTATCAAAATTCTGTGTTCCAATTCCATACTTAATTGCACTTAGTATGTAGTATATACTAATCTTTATAGTAcattgtttttgcagttagtattTAAGAAATCATCATACTTTGCTATTTTATACTAACGGAAATCATACAATGTGTACACAATCAAATTGTAACTTTTGAATTATCACACTGCCAATTTAACTTCAGGGCAGATAAAgctacatgttttgtttgtttttttcaaagatttaatactgaattgttttgttttctaaggTCTTTCTGGAGCTGTCTCACaacttaaaatttaaaaaaggaaaggtTTTGACCTTCTTGTTATTGAGCTTCCTAATAAGGTACTTGTGTGATGAGACAGCCTTGTAGATGCATCACATGACTGCAGTTAATTTCCACATAGGGTGGAGTGGGGGCACTGTTTCACAGTCTGCAGGCTCTAGACAAGGCAAGAGACAGAACACCAGCGCCACAGACAATTTAGGTTTGCTTAGTCATTCAGTTTGTTTCGTAGTGCCGTTTCATTGACTTTGTTAATGTGTTATTATATATGAGGAGGCTGTTATGTTACTATCAGTGTtgatttttaaatcacttttaccATAAGGTAggttaaaatctgttttgtgaAGCTTTGTGGCATGGATCTCAGCAACCACAGTGACATCTGGTGGTTCGCCGTAATTATAGCAGCCATTCACAAATGGGCCAAAGCTCTGGTCCAACACCAGGCTGATTTCATAGTTTTAATCTTAAATGTGTGCAATAAAAGTCTAAGAAGGCTATTTATAggctttttatattttcagaaagGCTGCAGTAAATGCACATATTATTGTGCAGTATGCTAcactaaaataattcaaaaatgtgttgtcCAGATAGCCTGCATATCAAATATTTTTGGTGACGTGAAAATTGAATGTACCTGGTGTAGTATAGGTTGTATGTCCTCTGTGggctgatgtgtttttcctttgcGGTCAACACAACATAGCATctatgtgacattttatttgagaGGCAATGTAATGTGGTGTGTGACTGGAGAATGATActtaaaaatattacttttatgaaatgtttttactcgGTAGGTCAAATTGTTCTCATTATCATCTCTTTCTAGTGCACATTGACATATTTTTCCATTATTCACTTTTCTCATTCCACCAATGTTACAGTATGTATCAGCTGAGCATATAGTTTAGCTgcaaaacttttaaaactgtcaaactCAATGAAGCGCTTTCCGAAGTACCAGTGACGTATAACACTTCTTACATCATCAATCATGTGGTAGTCGCCATGTGACACAAAATATTGAAACCGTGCACTTCACAGGGgtgaaacagactttgatgcCTCTGTATAATATGCCACACAACTAATTTCCCCCCGGTAATCAATTGTTTTGTATTATCTTTAATGAACTGACATTATTTGCTCTTTCCGCTTATTTGGCAGGACAGTGAATTTTCTCTCAGTCACCCTCAGAAGCTTTCTGTCCCCTCAGCTctgaagatggaggaggaccACGTTCACTGTATCTCCTGTGTTAACCAGAGATGCATGGTCAGACCTCAACCAGGCATTTCTTGTGATCTTATCACCTGTCCTCTGGTGTGTGGTGCTGTATTTCACTCCTGCAAAGTTAATGAGCACCACCTGATGTGCCCACTTGTGAGGGTCCCCTGCCTAAACAGTGGCTATGGCTGCCCCGCCACCCTGGTGCGCAACCAAATGTATGCACACCTCGAAGTGTGTCCAGCTGGAGTGGTGTGCTGCACCATGGAGTGGAACAGATGGCCCATTAGCTGCCTGGACTATACTTCGTATGAGAGCCTGAGCCGTggtgtggaggaggtggagcagctgGACATGGCACTTGCCCTTCAGGACCAGCGTACACTACTGGAGTCCCTCAAGGTGATTGCCATGGCACCTACTGCAGAGGGAGAGCCACTTGTCCCTGTTAGTAAGGAGAACAGGGCAACAGACTCAGCTTTGCTTACATCTGCCCCAGAGGCCTCCACCTTTATTGAGTCACCTTCAGAGTCATCATCCTCACATCAGCCACAACCTCCCCTACCAGGCTCGGCAAAGGAGAAAATTGTCAGTGGAATTAATGGCTTGAATGAGGAGCACTTCAGTAAACTCTATGAGGCCACAGTTGAGACTGCAAGAAGCTTAGCCGCTGCTTTAGAATTTGTTAGCAGTACCAACTCTGTTGACAGCAGCACAGAATGTGTGAACAGAGGAGCTGCTATGCAGAAGAGTAGTAGATTGAGCAACAATGGAGACCTTCAGAATGGACTAGAAGACAAAACACATGCAGCTACTGATGATTTGaataaaagagagatggaggagcaAAGTGTTTGTTCTAGCTGTTTAAGAGGAAGTGGGGCTCTGAAAGGAACAGATCTGAGGAACACAACAAATGGACCACTGTCAGGAGCAATGGAGGCCAGTCTGGAGACAGCCTGTCCTGCTGAGGTGCAAGATGACAGGAATGATGGGGTTTCTCAGGAGCCAGTCAACCCACCAATGGCATCTCCAGTGCATGTCAGCCAGGGTGTGGCACAGAGGGCTGGTCATGTGGTCCTGGAAGATAGGGGGCTAGTTCTTTTAGAAAACCATGGACCTGAGCGTAAGTTCCACAGCTACCAGTTTTTTAGGGGCCAGGGCCAGTGGTCATTAGCTAATGGACGGATAGGTTTCATCCCAGACAGGTCACTGTATAGATTGCGACCAAAAATGGAGGACAAGGCAGTCGATACCTCGGACCTGGAGCAGGATGAGGACCCCATGGGTCTGGGAGAGATTGATCTGATCACAGCAGCCCTCCTCTTCTGTTTAGAGGAGTCCAGAGAGTGTAGAAGGATCTCTGATACAGTCTATGTTGATGGCTACCGTGTTGACTTTGGCACACAGACTTTCACTTTCCCTGCAGCAATCTTGGTAACCAACACTAGAGTGGGTGACATGGCCTCTGCGTCTGCCTGTGACCATGCTGCCCCCCAGCTCTCCTATCCCAGCCCTTTCCGCACTCTCCGCCTCGGCCTTGTCCTTGAAGCTCTGGAGGTGGAGGCGGTCCCACATAACCGCTACCTCCCTCCTAACCCCCGCTACCAGCACATGTTCCCCTTTGTCTGTGGTCAGTCATTCCGCCGGGACcactttttttcccatttcacAAATGTCCATGGTGACATTCACGCTGGTCTCAATGGGTGGATGGAACACCGCTGCCCCCTGGCATATTATGGCTGCACATTTTCCCAGCGGAGGTTTTACCCATCCACCCAGGGGGCCAAGGTGGTTCATGACAGGCACCTCAGGTCTTTCGGGGTTCAGCCTTGCCCAAGGGCAAAACTTCCAAGTGACTCCCAGTCTGACCAAATTAGTAGGCTTCCCATTGAGATACTGTGGCACATAGCTGGGTTCCTGGACAGTTTCAGCCTGTGCCAGCTGTCATTGGTGTCACGGACTATGAGGGAGGTGTGTGCCAGTCTCCTTCAGACCAGGGGCATAGTGGAGCTGCAGTGGGAGCGAAGACAGGGCCCTGGTGCTCCTGGCACTGTGTCATGGCAGATCAAAAATAGAGTGAGTAGAAAACCTGTATAGTGAACCTActatatgtcagtgtttttgatGGCATTTTTGAATCACTCTAAATCACTTATCAAAACGgttacaaaaatgtatgtgcTTTTCTAAGAGGCAACATTCCAAATAGCTGATGTGCTGCTGTAGCTCTACAGTAAATAGTACGATATTATAAGcacaataaaaataactgtGACCATATTTGTAACATCattgaataaaaatgaattattacaaagctgttttaaagataAAGACTGATTTTGTGGAGTAGTGTCCCCAAAAcctaaaatgaatgttttgaacttaaattaaaatttctaaaggagtagtttgacattttgggaaatgccctatttgctttcttttttttttttctttctgagagttagatgagaagattaataccactctcaagtCTGTTCGGCAGGCTTCAGTTGCaaccagttagcttagcctagcacaaagactggaaagcAGGGGGAcgcagctagcctgactctgtccaaaggtaacaaaatccaccgaCCAGCACTATTTTAAAGCTTATTAATTAACAAGCTATGTCtcatttgtttgatctgtacaaaaaacaaactgtaaaaacaacaatttgacTATTTATTGGCAGTACTGTAACTTCCTAGAGTCTCTGCTCATTGTCTGGCAACTGGTTCtgtccaagaaatagtctggcacataacccctgaaaaacagcagaggaaaaaaaaaggaaagcaagtaagtgtatttcccaaagtgttgtttcttttaaatatagGAGGATACCATAACAAAAGCTAGGAGTGTAGGTTTACACTTGGATTGTATGGAAATTGCATGTAACAAATCAACAGGAGCCCTACTAACATTGCATGCAACATGCAGTGCCCTCTTCATTCCAacatcttatttatttatttatttttaatttactgttgcaGGTGTGGAGATTCAGCACTGCCTTCAGCCCAGTGTTGTCGTGGGGTTTCACTGATCTCCCCAGCATGTCGGACCATCTTAAGAAGTGCCACTACAACATAGTGGAGCACAAGACAGAGCCTGTACCCCTTCCTGCCATGTGTACTGCACGAGATGGACACTCACTGCGTCGCGTCCTGCGACACGTTAACACCTGACCACGCAAGGCTGACTTCTCATAGCTGCACAAgattcactgtggtattatgAGGATGTTGCAATTAAAGATTTTCTGTCTTGAAAACAATGAACTCTTTCTGTATTACACTAGATTATGAAGAAGCCTTAATGAACACCTTACTTGCCACAGTGAAGGTCTGTTGTTGTGAGTGGTATctatgtggagaaaaaaaaacattaagcaTTTAGCTTTGCATGGATTTGTGCTGAAAATGCGCCCTTATTCTGGtaagataaaatatattttcttgaaGACAAAAATGCACAATAGATTTATATTATTCTGTATGATATACTGAGAAAGTGGAATTTAAATGTTTACCCTATCTTGCCTTTCAGTAGTAATGGGGAAAAAGCAGATTGTTGGATATATTGCACTATTTCTGTGTGACAGAAGTTATGCCAGCACTTTACACAAGATTTGCTAATCCCCTCTTTTGTTGATATGTGACCCTCAATGATCTAGTTTATCTGATCCCCATAGAGGGGTCTGTTGGCTGGGTTTGTAGGATGTCAGGATGTGAGTCAAAACAGATGGATATTAATATTAGGATAGCCCGATAATGCATGTGATTTGCTACCATTTAATAAAGTCTTTACAgcctttttatatatttgtttgtctttaaagCTCTCCTTATTTATTCAATATATAAtgtcattgttgttattatctATAGGTgcttgaataaaagaaaaatatctttaCTTATAGACATTCACATCTTATATTGAACAGAGCCATGTCACTACTGGTGTGAAAATCCTGTCTTAACTGTAGTGCAACTTTTAAGAACAGCAATTTATATACACTCtggttgccagtttattaggtatacctagctaaaactaatgcagtctaatacagcagccctgcaataaatcctagcttcatgaaggttataatgttcagagAGAGGCGTTGATTCAACTGCATGGTCATTTTAGAGAATATAGTTTGAGGTGCTGTTGAAGTGTATTGGGTTATAAAGAGAGgtctttctaatattttgtccaaataaaaaatagaaatgacaaaaatgcaacaaTTGGCACATTGGTGGCAGTTAGTAGGTAAGACCTACAAAAACAATCAGTATAAAAACAGTCATGACAAATAAAGCTTATTCTGCCAAGGACCCCAAAAAGATCATCACGtaaccaaaacatttttaagtaattcagtattttatttatatagataaTATCTCTAAATGGAGTGCATGTGCTgagaaatggagaaaatgaataaattaaagttCTCTCCAAACATTATTTTGGTCCATCAATGCACAGTGCACTCCACAGCTGAAAGTGTGACTTCATGTGGAGTTATTTTCTATGGTAAGTACTAGTGGAGTGTGAATGGTTTTAAGGGAGGGCATAAAATTCATGACAACTTATGTCCCATACAGGAAAACAGCGGTCAAGTAGATAGGGACTAACTATTCACCTGCGAGCCCCTCTGTGGAATCTCAAGGCTCTCTTCAGGAAAACGTTGAGGACACTGAGGAAATTTCCTTGGCTCTGCAAATCTGTTGATTGATTTGTGCACCATACTATCTCATCCTAGTAGCCTGTTAATTTGAAGTGGGGGTAAACTCCAACTGAATCCATCCTTTGTTCCAAAGAACTGATGTTCTTCTTAGGTCCAGGATAGTGCAACTTCATACGTTTTCCTTTTCTGGGAAGAAACATAAGAAACTGTAGTGCTTGTGGCCATTGTAtgttttaacattgtttttaagCCTTTATTTAAGCAGTGTAACTCCACTAAGCTGTGTGGGTCTGTTATGGTGACAGGGCTCGGAGTTAGATCCTCCTGGAGTGGTTCTAATTTACATATCTGAATTCTAATCTGCAAAAGGTTTTGCATAAACTGGATCTGGGCTACTATGAACTCCACTAAAAACATAGTTCAATGACTATCCATCGGTAACTTTCTCAGAATTGCACAGCTGTATCATCATGTAAAAACTTGATGAGTTCAGAGTACAGAGTTCATtttagctaaatgttaacatcggcatgctaacatgctcacaatgacaatgctaacatgctgatgtttagcatgcaaacatttgctaatgggaatgtcattagtttcacATGTATAGTATTTGGCCATAATCCAAAAGTACTGAACAAATGAAAATCttgaaatcaaaatgaaaatcaaatgaaatctctgacctgataatggcactagagaaaaagtcaggggaacatcaatgtttgtaccaaatttcatagcaatccatcaattttttagatattttacaCAAAACCAAAACGGTCCACCTCATGTTGGAACTAAACTCGGGGGTGGTGGATCCTTGctgccagtctctctctctactatAGCTATCTAATAATGGCATATATGGCCAAAAAAAACCcctaacaaataaaaaacaattgaTCATTTACTGAATATCCTGATATTTTTCTGTGCTGTCAGTTTCCCAGAAAGCTGTAGCTGCCAGGTGGAGAAGGCTACAGTATGTTAGTATCTATAGACTGGAAGGCTTGATTTGCATGTGCAAATGTATTCTTCTGTTATTTTCAGAGAAGAGGAACTGGGTTACTTAAGATAATCCCTAAGTTCTTTGATAACAGAGTAAGGTGTTTCCCAATAGGAATCGCATCTAAGTGACCAATTCCACTCCAATGACACCACATCTATCTGTgacatcacatctgtctgtgaCATACGAAGCGTCTTCAGTGCACCGTCCCCTTCATATACCAAGGTCAACCGCCAGCTCGCAAGTCATTTTAGACCGGTTACTTTCTGTGTCTATCCAACGAGAGAAGTGTTGATGAAACCTGTCAATATAGGTTATTTGGGATATTATACATACAAATCTTAAATGAGTTCAAGATTAACCATTTTAAGTGACAACTGTCTGTGGAGGtcctgtaaaatgttaattatttttgaCCAAGAACTGGAAAAGTTTCCTGGCTTtagtttatgtatttaatttgtaatttctaTGTTTTCTTGTTCATTGTTATTCAAACTCATCAGAACTCCTGTATTTCACAGCTCAACTAATAAGTTTATCTTGatagtttaaatgtttcatatatGAACAGCCAACTCAGTCTTTGTGTATCATCCATATTTACAAAAtcaattctttttttatcttgctaaaaaaaaaaaggatttcaCAGTTCCCAGTAAAAAGGACAATTGAAAACATACTGAAATTCATTTTCTATATCATTCAGACAACACACTGAACAAAtccacttttcttcttccagacTAACATAACATCCAGTTTCAATATTAAGTGGCAAAATACCAGACCTCAGCTGGGCACATAAAGACCTGTGTTTCTTATATAAATCATATACAACATCATTCTCAGTACcatattcatatattatcaTCCTAAACACACGCAGTTTTGGTTTGTTGATATGTTGatcttttcattattaaaaaaaaagcctcatAACTGACATATGTGATTAATGTGAACATTaggaagaataaaacaaacatgtgaACATTTGATTGTAATTATGCTGAATCCATCATGTAACTTTTTCATGTCATAGGAGTGTAGCTATTGGGACAGACCTTGTATCTTTTATCAATTTATTATcgtacattttcaaaatatggaAAGTGTGTAGCTTCTGCCACTTAACTGACTTAGGAagtcagagcagagcaggcTGAGACCAAATCTTTACACTTAGGAACATTTATAAATGGCACTTATTCTTAATTGTGAGAATAAGAGCAAAATTACATCATTACTTAGAATTTGGACACATTTCGGACCAAAGTTTTACTCTTTGGTGGACTGATCACCTCCTAGAAAAGAACTCACTCTGAGGTCTCAGTACTCTTGTAATTAGGGAATGTCCAACACCTGTGATTGCTGTTAAACTGCTCAAGTGGTGTTGGGATTCCTGCTAAACATGTGTAGTGGTTCTAATTAATGAACCGCTCTTCATCTGAGCTTCATCTGTTTACCAAGAATAGAAACTTtatcatgtttgtgtatgtttaatGCCATcatatttgacagttttggGGTGGAGCAAAgctatttatttaatcaaaacCAAGTAatcagtgtttttgcttttatatgtCTCAGTTGTTGGAGCTAGCCAGGCATCATGGCAGTGTACACTCTGGAAGTGACTACAGGAAGCATGCTGCATGCAGGCACATTTGATAACTTGTATGTTACCTTGATTGGCACTGAGAGTCAATCTAGGCGCACTCAACTGAGTTTTGGATTGGATAATAAAACCGCAAAGGTAATTtgtgaaaagtacaataaatgtaattgttcatattggtttttattatttaacttatatttatatttttgagcAAAAATttgctggttttattttttttctctctgacaaaaacaactttaaacatTAATCATTCATTAGCAGTTTTGTTGGCGGCCTGATGGGAATTGAGTACAAAACTTTGGTGGGGGAATGGTTTTCTTTGGTTATGGAAGAAGTTTAATATATGCCCATATTAATATTTAGCCATTTGATCCATGTTCATGTTCCTGATTGCACCATCCTCTCCAACCACAGGTGGGAAAGTGTTCTGTGACCACAATTTTTTCTTTAGGATGTCTTCTTCTCCTCAAGTTGGAAAAAGATCCTTTCCTTGAATCCCTGGAAAAGGATTGGTTTTGTTCCAAGATAATGGTGAGGACACCGGAGGAGGACGAAATTCTTTTCCCCTGTCACAGATGGCTGTCCAGAGGAGGATTTGTGTTGTTGAGAGGGGGGAGAGGTTAGTGAAGTATTTTCCACTTGTAAGGAGCTactttatgtaaaatgttttattttttgaatgaATCCGTGGGCTTTAATCCACACAGCTACAAAAGCTTTTGAAGATCTCCATCCACGACTAGTAGAGCAACGGAAAAAAGAATTGGTCCAACAAAAATTAATGTTCAAGTGAGTGAATATATGGTTTAACACGGTGCACCTCTATGAACATTGACTGGGATTCTTATTCATAACTTTTGGATGTCcttatttcctgttttcctcCTCAGATGGGATAAGTATGCAGACGGAATGTCGTACAACTTAAACCTCTATGATCCAACCGCTGTTCCTGCAGAAATCAGCTTATCATTCTCAAAAGTATTTCAATTTAGATACATGCAACAAGCAGCGTAAGTGCTACAATCtatcattattatgaaaatcaGTCCTCTGAATCAAACACAAATAACTGGTGCAATGAACAAAAGTTAAATACTTTGCTTTGTCCAGATCAGCTGAGCTCAAACTGAAAGGTGTGACAAATTCTACTGAGCAGTGGGAAAGCTTTGAGGCCATGAAGGGGTTCTCCTGGTTCAAAAAGTCTCCCTTGTCAGGTAGGATCTTTAGTATAGcatggttttttttgttttacgtATCTGTAATACAtctctgtaaaaataaatgattatgtCCCAGAGTATGTGTCGCAGCATTGGAAGGACGATGACTTTTTTGGATACCAGTTTCTTAATGGACTGAACCCCTATATAATCCAACGTTGCTCAAAGCTTCCCTCCAACTTCCCTGTAACAGAGGAAATGATGAAACCTTTTCTGGCAAACGGAAGCTCTTTGACTGCAGAGATGAAGGTACAAAAATTGCATTTCCTgcgattttattttaaagatgttttttcttaaatatttttttcccttacCACTCCTCCATCCTTTTTAGAATGCCTCACATTAGTAATTTATATTCTACAGAAGGGCAATATATTCATTAGTGATTACAAGATCATGGAAGGTCTGCCTACAAGAGTTATTGATGGTAAACCGGTACCTCTGactgctgctctctgcctgctgTACCTAAATCCAGAGAAGAAACTACTGCCCATTGCTATTCAGGTTTCTCATATCTAGTGAATTATCTCTCTgacttaatacattttttgtttttgatccaCTTCTGCAAACTTTAATATGCCTCCTTCCTCAGCTCGGTCAGCAGCCTTCAGAGGAGAACCCGATTTTTCTGCCTAGCGACTTGGAGTCTGACTGGCTGCTGGCCAAGATATTTGTGAGGCATGTAGATGCCCTCTATGCACAATTGGTCACTCATTTGCAGAAGACTCACCTACTGGCAGAAGTTTTTACAATGGCGACACTTCGCAACCTCCCAATAATTCACCCCTTGTACAAGGTAGGCTGTTTTTTAgtggtttttttgttttttttttttttttttcgtggTGGGGGGTTGTTTTTTCTAAACTGGagtgcaaaacatttttacctcAGCTTTATGTTCTTATTTAGTTCATGACTGTCACCAATGtcccctctctttccctgcTTCACAGCTGCTGATCCCCCATCATCGAAATACCCTCTATACAAACATCGTTGCTCGTGTTACACTTTATGGCCCTGGTAGAACTCTTGGAAATGTATGACTTATAAAAATTCTCTGTGGCATACTTTCAGTACATTTGCATGTTTCAAAGAGTgttgtctcttttttcttttttctcttcctgaactagacatttattttaataacattGACATGATAAATTCTACTATTGATTCTAAATATTTTGACCAGTAACAGTAAATTGGAaatgtttgaacattttatgtagagagagagagactggcaTTTTACATTACTGCATTTTATACTGAATATTTGTTGGGAAGCCATAACCATCTCAggcatgttatttatttttcagtcttCACTTGGAGGAGATGGATTCACGGAACTAATGAGACGGAGCCTCTCCCAAACAACCTACACctccctctgcctgcctgaaaACATTGCAGCTAGAGGACTGGAGTCCATCCCAAACTTTTATTACAGAGATGATGCACTGAGGCTGTGGAGCATCACAAACAGGTGAACTTCTGCCTGCTGGAAGTCAACCCTGCTTGTATGAACTGAGGATTAAATATATGGCACATTAGATACATTATTTGAAACaaaaagtagctaaaactagaTCAGCATTAACATTCTGCTTTCATTAGCTATTGTAATTCATAATTCAACTTAGAAATGTATTCACCATTCTGATTCTGGTACCATTATTGTTGTCCTCAGCTTTGTCAAGGCA
This window contains:
- the LOC122863176 gene encoding hydroperoxide isomerase ALOXE3-like isoform X1, with amino-acid sequence MAVYTLEVTTGSMLHAGTFDNLYVTLIGTESQSRRTQLSFGLDNKTAKVGKCSVTTIFSLGCLLLLKLEKDPFLESLEKDWFCSKIMVRTPEEDEILFPCHRWLSRGGFVLLRGGRATKAFEDLHPRLVEQRKKELVQQKLMFKWDKYADGMSYNLNLYDPTAVPAEISLSFSKVFQFRYMQQAASAELKLKGVTNSTEQWESFEAMKGFSWFKKSPLSEYVSQHWKDDDFFGYQFLNGLNPYIIQRCSKLPSNFPVTEEMMKPFLANGSSLTAEMKKGNIFISDYKIMEGLPTRVIDGKPVPLTAALCLLYLNPEKKLLPIAIQLGQQPSEENPIFLPSDLESDWLLAKIFVRHVDALYAQLVTHLQKTHLLAEVFTMATLRNLPIIHPLYKLLIPHHRNTLYTNIVARVTLYGPGRTLGNSSLGGDGFTELMRRSLSQTTYTSLCLPENIAARGLESIPNFYYRDDALRLWSITNSFVKAMVAYYYPSDSEVSADSELQEWVNEIFYYGFLGNGDSGIPSNFQTVEELIKFVTMVIFTSSAQHSAVNSAQFDLIGWIPNGPLLLHQAPPTTKGQSSTEAILATLPNKYSAGLFMSFVWLISRKYDDFVPLGTYPEQRFESAALQMIKDFQAELSSLSVVITKRNSELELPYDYLNPKEIDNSVNI
- the LOC122863176 gene encoding polyunsaturated fatty acid lipoxygenase ALOX8-like isoform X4, which encodes MAVYTLEVTTGSMLHAGTFDNLYVTLIGTESQSRRTQLSFGLDNKTAKVGKCSVTTIFSLGCLLLLKLEKDPFLESLEKDWFCSKIMVRTPEEDEILFPCHRWLSRGGFVLLRGGRATKAFEDLHPRLVEQRKKELVQQKLMFKWDKYADGMSYNLNLYDPTAVPAEISLSFSKVFQFRYMQQAASAELKLKGVTNSTEQWESFEAMKGFSWFKKSPLSEYVSQHWKDDDFFGYQFLNGLNPYIIQRCSKLPSNFPVTEEMMKPFLANGSSLTAEMKLGQQPSEENPIFLPSDLESDWLLAKIFVRHVDALYAQLVTHLQKTHLLAEVFTMATLRNLPIIHPLYKLLIPHHRNTLYTNIVARVTLYGPGRTLGNSSLGGDGFTELMRRSLSQTTYTSLCLPENIAARGLESIPNFYYRDDALRLWSITNSFVKAMVAYYYPSDSEVSADSELQEWVNEIFYYGFLGNGDSGIPSNFQTVEELIKFVTMVIFTSSAQHSAVNSAQFDLIGWIPNGPLLLHQAPPTTKGQSSTEAILATLPNKYSAGLFMSFVWLISRKYDDFVPLGTYPEQRFESAALQMIKDFQAELSSLSVVITKRNSELELPYDYLNPKEIDNSVNI
- the LOC122863176 gene encoding hydroperoxide isomerase ALOXE3-like isoform X2, which codes for MAVYTLEVTTGSMLHAGTFDNLYVTLIGTESQSRRTQLSFGLDNKTAKVGKCSVTTIFSLGCLLLLKLEKDPFLESLEKDWFCSKIMVRTPEEDEILFPCHRWLSRGGFVLLRGGRAFEDLHPRLVEQRKKELVQQKLMFKWDKYADGMSYNLNLYDPTAVPAEISLSFSKVFQFRYMQQAASAELKLKGVTNSTEQWESFEAMKGFSWFKKSPLSEYVSQHWKDDDFFGYQFLNGLNPYIIQRCSKLPSNFPVTEEMMKPFLANGSSLTAEMKKGNIFISDYKIMEGLPTRVIDGKPVPLTAALCLLYLNPEKKLLPIAIQLGQQPSEENPIFLPSDLESDWLLAKIFVRHVDALYAQLVTHLQKTHLLAEVFTMATLRNLPIIHPLYKLLIPHHRNTLYTNIVARVTLYGPGRTLGNSSLGGDGFTELMRRSLSQTTYTSLCLPENIAARGLESIPNFYYRDDALRLWSITNSFVKAMVAYYYPSDSEVSADSELQEWVNEIFYYGFLGNGDSGIPSNFQTVEELIKFVTMVIFTSSAQHSAVNSAQFDLIGWIPNGPLLLHQAPPTTKGQSSTEAILATLPNKYSAGLFMSFVWLISRKYDDFVPLGTYPEQRFESAALQMIKDFQAELSSLSVVITKRNSELELPYDYLNPKEIDNSVNI